In Ascaphus truei isolate aAscTru1 chromosome 5, aAscTru1.hap1, whole genome shotgun sequence, one genomic interval encodes:
- the EFCAB10 gene encoding EF-hand calcium-binding domain-containing protein 10: MAATREMDAQEYLREHKIMELVNNLTSLLLFHRPERPREFLIKQLEKLKLARLLDGDYPCLFDDSNLDAVFGILDPSGQGHITGTQHMEALKTLGVDISNLQEPTGNITLPIFKYEMRTQLKKACATFKS; the protein is encoded by the exons ATGGCGGCCACCAGAGAGATGGATGCGCAGGAATATCTCCGGGAGCACAAAATCATGGAGCTCGTGAATAACCTCACCAGCCTGCTGCTTTTCCACCGGCCGG AGAGACCTAGAGAATTTCTTATAAAGCAACTGGAGAAGTTGAAGCTTGCCAGGCTGTTGGATGGGGATTATCCGTGCCTTTTTGATGACTCAAATCTGGATGCTGTCTTTGGAATTCTCGACCCTTCAGGCCAAGGTCACATCACCGGGACACAGCACATGGAAG CTTTAAAAACTCTGGGCGTAGATATAAGCAACTTGCAAGAACCAACTGGAAACATCACATTGCCAATCTTCAAGTACGAAAT gaGGACCCAGCTGAAGAAAGCTTGTGCAACATTCAAATCCTAG